A region from the Candidatus Magasanikbacteria bacterium genome encodes:
- the gmd gene encoding GDP-mannose 4,6-dehydratase gives MKKALITGITGQDGSYLAEFLLEKGYEVHGIIRRSSSFNTGRLNHIYKDPHDKGVKLFLHYGDLLDASNINKILNKVKPDEVYNLGAQSHVRVSFDLPIYTGDADGLGTLRLLEAIKNSGLNIKFYQAGSSEMYGKVKEVPQSEKTAFYPRSPYGCAKVYAHWLVVNYRESYDIFACNGILFNHESPRRGGTFVTKKIVDGLVAIKKGEQDKLYLGNLNAKRDWGYSKDYVRAMWMMLQQEKPNDYVIATGETHSVREFAEKTAQLLNMEIEWRGEGLQEIGIDKKTGKTIIEIDEKYFRPAEVDLLLGDSSKAKKELGWEPEVKFDDLIKIMVEERLESGL, from the coding sequence ATGAAAAAAGCATTGATTACAGGAATTACAGGACAAGACGGATCTTATTTGGCAGAATTTCTTTTGGAAAAAGGATATGAAGTTCATGGAATTATTCGCAGGTCGAGCAGTTTTAATACTGGACGATTGAACCATATTTATAAAGATCCACACGATAAAGGTGTAAAATTATTTTTACATTATGGAGATTTGTTGGATGCTAGTAATATAAATAAGATTTTAAACAAGGTTAAACCAGATGAAGTTTATAATTTGGGAGCGCAAAGTCATGTAAGAGTTAGTTTTGATCTGCCAATTTATACAGGTGATGCAGACGGGTTAGGAACATTGAGATTGCTTGAAGCTATTAAAAATAGTGGTTTAAATATTAAATTTTATCAGGCCGGATCTTCTGAAATGTATGGAAAGGTAAAAGAAGTGCCACAAAGTGAAAAAACAGCTTTTTATCCAAGAAGCCCTTATGGTTGTGCAAAAGTTTATGCACATTGGTTGGTTGTAAATTATCGCGAAAGCTATGATATTTTTGCATGTAATGGTATTTTGTTTAATCATGAATCTCCAAGAAGAGGTGGAACTTTTGTGACAAAGAAAATTGTAGATGGTTTAGTTGCAATTAAAAAAGGAGAGCAGGATAAGTTGTATTTGGGAAATTTAAATGCAAAAAGAGATTGGGGATATTCAAAGGATTATGTTCGTGCAATGTGGATGATGTTGCAACAAGAAAAACCGAATGATTATGTGATAGCAACTGGCGAAACACATAGTGTAAGAGAGTTTGCTGAAAAAACAGCACAGTTGTTGAATATGGAAATTGAGTGGAGAGGTGAAGGTTTGCAAGAAATAGGTATAGATAAAAAAACAGGTAAAACTATAATTGAAATAGATGAAAAGTATTTCAGACCAGCAGAAGTAGACTTGCTTTTGGGTGATTCTAGTAAGGCAAAAAAAGAGTTGGGTTGGGAGCCAGAAGTGAAATTTGATGATTTGATAAAAATAATGGTTGAGGAGAGGCTTGAGAGTGGTTTATAA
- a CDS encoding glycosyltransferase, with translation MKIVQVHKYYWHRDGASNYSLYLTELLEKAGHTVIPFSVENEKNFKTPYSKYFVSNMELGDPSKVSFLDKIKGIVRIFYSFEARRKMKQLIKDEEPDLIHLHNIYHHISPSILGVIKKHKIPVVMTLHDYKLLVPNYSMFHHGAVHEEDAKGFYLSCIKNRCQKNSLSQSIILTLEMIFHHKIMRYYKRYVDKFIAPSKFMKKKCIEFGWKKEKFVNLPNPIDVERFNLSKTDRGYIAFVGRVSEEKGVGFLIDTAIKNTEIDIKIIGDGPQLEILQNAVEQEGLRNVEFTGFQTGKKLERLIGGARILVTPSIWYENYPLSVLEAKAMGKIVLASNIGGLPEMVSNSMLFEPRNSEEMALKIKYWFNKKEEELLDVGQELRKEVLKINSPEKHLKQILALYKEVKSL, from the coding sequence ATGAAAATTGTACAAGTACACAAATATTATTGGCATAGAGATGGCGCATCAAATTATTCTTTGTATCTCACTGAATTGCTAGAAAAAGCTGGACATACTGTAATTCCTTTTTCTGTAGAAAATGAAAAAAATTTTAAAACTCCATATAGCAAATATTTTGTTTCAAATATGGAGCTTGGCGATCCTAGTAAGGTATCTTTTTTGGATAAAATAAAAGGTATTGTAAGAATTTTTTATTCTTTTGAGGCAAGGAGAAAAATGAAACAGTTGATAAAAGATGAAGAGCCAGATTTAATTCATTTGCATAATATTTATCATCATATTTCTCCATCGATCTTGGGGGTTATCAAAAAGCACAAAATTCCTGTTGTAATGACTTTGCACGATTATAAACTGCTTGTGCCAAACTATTCTATGTTTCATCACGGGGCTGTGCACGAGGAAGATGCAAAAGGATTTTATTTGAGCTGTATTAAAAATAGGTGTCAAAAAAATAGTCTTTCTCAGAGTATTATTTTGACTTTAGAAATGATTTTTCATCACAAAATAATGAGATATTACAAAAGATATGTGGATAAGTTTATTGCACCAAGTAAATTTATGAAAAAAAAGTGCATAGAATTTGGATGGAAAAAGGAAAAGTTTGTAAATCTGCCAAATCCTATAGATGTAGAAAGGTTTAATTTATCTAAAACTGACAGAGGTTATATAGCTTTTGTGGGAAGGGTTTCAGAGGAAAAAGGTGTTGGTTTTCTGATAGACACTGCTATTAAAAATACAGAAATAGATATAAAAATTATTGGCGATGGACCACAACTGGAAATTTTGCAAAATGCTGTAGAGCAAGAGGGTTTGAGAAATGTAGAGTTTACAGGTTTTCAAACAGGAAAAAAACTAGAAAGGCTAATTGGCGGTGCTAGGATTTTGGTAACTCCTTCTATTTGGTATGAGAATTATCCACTTAGTGTTTTGGAGGCAAAAGCAATGGGAAAAATTGTATTAGCTTCAAACATTGGCGGATTGCCAGAAATGGTTTCAAATTCTATGTTGTTTGAGCCAAGAAATTCAGAAGAAATGGCTTTAAAAATTAAGTATTGGTTCAACAAAAAAGAGGAGGAATTGTTAGATGTTGGACAAGAGCTTAGAAAAGAGGTTTTAAAAATAAACTCACCAGAAAAGCATCTGAAGCAGATTTTGGCTTTATATAAGGAGGTTAAAAGTCTGTAA
- a CDS encoding glycosyltransferase encodes MKKIHIVHIIPTLSFGGAERFVVDLANNYDENKFETTIIVLKNYTPLKKELKRSVRVITVKKKGKISFGLFKLLRKKLKILKPDVIHTHLFGGDFWGRVVAHKMGIPVVTTEHNINTDESFFKKRIKILLKNYSDVYTAPSKAVVEFMKKEYKLKKPVHKIRHGIKLERFAKIKPAKIKKNFKLLILGRLVEQKGHKNALSALVGLKDFKWHLTIVGDGEKKKEIISMSKKLGIFDRISIQKPTTNVPELLKNFNIMIIPSNWEGLGIVAMEAMASGRVVVASATGGLVEVVRNMENGLLFENGRYDDLRSRLHWLFSHPHSGEELAKSAKNFALHHFGVEEMVKKYEEIYLSLARK; translated from the coding sequence ATGAAAAAAATTCATATAGTACATATTATCCCAACTCTTTCATTCGGCGGTGCCGAGCGTTTTGTGGTTGATTTGGCAAACAATTATGATGAGAATAAATTTGAAACTACTATTATAGTTTTGAAAAATTATACCCCATTGAAAAAAGAGTTAAAAAGATCTGTGCGAGTTATAACAGTGAAAAAGAAAGGTAAGATAAGTTTTGGATTGTTTAAATTACTTAGAAAAAAATTAAAAATATTAAAACCAGATGTTATACATACGCATCTTTTTGGTGGGGATTTTTGGGGAAGAGTAGTTGCACACAAAATGGGAATTCCTGTGGTGACAACAGAACATAATATAAATACAGACGAATCATTTTTTAAGAAACGAATTAAAATTTTATTGAAAAACTATAGTGATGTTTACACAGCGCCGTCTAAAGCCGTTGTGGAATTTATGAAGAAGGAATATAAGTTGAAAAAACCTGTGCATAAAATTCGTCATGGAATAAAATTGGAGAGATTTGCAAAAATTAAACCTGCAAAGATTAAGAAAAATTTTAAACTACTTATCTTGGGTAGACTTGTGGAGCAGAAAGGTCATAAAAATGCACTTTCAGCTTTGGTAGGTCTGAAAGATTTTAAGTGGCACCTAACTATAGTAGGTGATGGAGAAAAAAAGAAAGAAATAATCTCTATGTCTAAAAAATTGGGAATTTTTGATAGAATAAGTATACAAAAACCAACAACAAATGTACCAGAACTTCTAAAGAATTTTAACATAATGATTATTCCTTCTAATTGGGAAGGTCTTGGAATAGTGGCTATGGAGGCAATGGCAAGTGGTCGAGTAGTAGTAGCATCTGCTACGGGAGGGTTGGTAGAGGTAGTAAGGAATATGGAAAATGGTCTTTTGTTTGAAAATGGTAGGTATGATGATTTGCGTTCAAGGCTTCATTGGCTATTTAGTCATCCGCATTCTGGTGAAGAGCTTGCAAAAAGTGCAAAGAATTTTGCATTACACCATTTTGGAGTGGAAGAAATGGTGAAAAAATACGAAGAAATATATTTATCTTTGGCTAGGAAATGA
- a CDS encoding flippase: MIDILFLKLNNIVPEKWKWVLEHVGFKKYFKNTSWMFFGQMFRMGIAFFMGAWIARYLGPKNYGILNYSFAFVGLFTFITTLGISNILSRDLVKYPEKRNKLMGTSFIIQTLGGLLAFVLVVISVVIFEQSIFNRILIILYASNFLWGAFGIISIFFQSTVQAEKNVKISMIGMFASLILKVLFIIFGLNLIWLILIFIFESLINVILSVVIYRKSGHFFVDWKFDMQYAKKLLSSGWMLMLAAAASYIFTRVDQVMVRNFLDESSVGLYASAVRLVEIWYFVPGIICSSLFPAIVNAYKNNKVQYYNRLKKLYILLAVSAILIAIPLTFFASFIINLLFGNAYQEAVGILKIYVWSGVGLFVLWGIQQHLLIGNRLSTIFYIYLVLMILNISLNFIFIPYFGLLGAAWATFISYSLGPFIALILFKNNLKKFTSF; encoded by the coding sequence ATGATTGATATTTTATTTTTAAAATTAAATAATATTGTTCCAGAAAAATGGAAATGGGTTTTGGAACATGTTGGTTTCAAGAAATATTTTAAAAATACAAGTTGGATGTTTTTTGGACAGATGTTTCGTATGGGAATAGCATTTTTTATGGGTGCTTGGATTGCTAGATATCTTGGCCCAAAAAATTATGGAATTTTAAATTATAGTTTTGCTTTTGTTGGTCTTTTTACTTTTATTACTACACTTGGTATTAGTAATATATTATCTCGTGATTTAGTTAAATATCCTGAAAAAAGAAATAAATTAATGGGCACTAGTTTCATAATACAAACTTTGGGTGGACTATTAGCTTTTGTGCTTGTTGTTATTTCTGTAGTTATATTCGAACAATCTATTTTTAACCGTATACTTATAATTTTGTATGCATCCAATTTTCTTTGGGGGGCGTTTGGAATTATTTCTATATTTTTTCAATCTACTGTTCAAGCAGAAAAAAATGTAAAAATATCTATGATTGGTATGTTTGCGTCATTAATACTAAAAGTTTTATTTATTATTTTTGGTTTAAACTTAATTTGGTTGATATTAATATTTATTTTTGAATCTTTAATTAATGTAATTTTAAGTGTTGTTATTTATAGAAAAAGTGGTCATTTTTTTGTAGATTGGAAATTCGACATGCAATATGCAAAAAAACTTTTATCCAGTGGTTGGATGTTAATGTTGGCCGCTGCCGCTAGTTATATTTTTACAAGAGTTGATCAGGTTATGGTAAGGAATTTTTTGGATGAGTCTTCTGTCGGTTTATATGCATCTGCAGTAAGGTTGGTAGAAATCTGGTACTTTGTTCCAGGTATTATATGTAGTTCTTTGTTTCCAGCAATAGTTAACGCATACAAAAATAATAAAGTACAGTATTATAACCGCCTAAAAAAATTATACATATTATTAGCAGTGTCAGCCATTTTAATTGCAATACCTTTAACATTTTTTGCATCGTTTATAATAAATTTATTATTTGGCAATGCTTATCAAGAAGCTGTAGGAATTTTAAAAATATATGTTTGGTCGGGTGTAGGACTGTTTGTTTTGTGGGGGATACAGCAACACCTTCTAATTGGAAATAGGTTGAGTACAATTTTTTATATATATTTAGTTTTGATGATTTTGAATATAAGTCTTAATTTTATATTTATTCCGTATTTTGGTTTATTGGGGGCTGCGTGGGCTACCTTTATTTCTTATTCATTGGGTCCTTTTATAGCATTAATTCTATTTAAAAATAATCTTAAAAAATTTACAAGTTTTTAA
- a CDS encoding O-antigen ligase family protein, producing MRKNIEQFLKLLILLSFFVPLVLMSSSFIFPFIVPKIVIFRSIVLLMFGSYLALLFSNWHRYKPKLTAINIAVFLFFLSFTISTFVGVDPYKSFWDNHERMLGLFTVGHYVIYYFIISSVFKDWLDWKLFLRLFLGAGLLVMFIGFIQKYLNVNFLLNGGSGRVSATLGNAIYFSAYGMFLFFIGYLLMIKEKTNNFWRYFAIVGMLFGFGGVFWGGTRSAFLGLTVGLFVMVLVYLLFLKKHKKIRLRLSALVIFGVLVLSSLFFFRQTDFVKNIPAVGRLMNVSLTGGTADTRIMAWGIAYESWKDKPIFGWGPNNYFYAFNKYYNPNFLDYGFGETWFDNAHNILMNTLAVQGAFGILTYLSLFIVSIIVLFRAYKKGDIDIHFFAVGTAFLIGHLVNNVFVFENPTSYLYFFFFLALLSANSENKNVAENNKLNNDISVGLVVLVFSFIFIILYATNINPAKANKATLTAIKSIHNGDNPALQYQNAIKIPSPHIDDIRADFSRAVVDKLGEYIKANRQEEVNELYNLVYEELSKNLELHPLDIRVHLQLANMTKQYMNPENKQAFENVELLLEDALSKSPKRQQVQYVLAEIKIVLGKDEEAEQVLIDSLENNPKIEVGLLRLIALEQEMGKFEEGLKHLNYALDNGIVLNENAEVYLNSFYPDFDFNKNE from the coding sequence ATGAGAAAAAATATAGAGCAGTTTTTAAAACTTTTAATACTTTTATCTTTTTTTGTCCCATTAGTTTTAATGTCGTCTAGCTTTATCTTTCCTTTTATAGTACCTAAGATTGTTATTTTCAGAAGTATTGTGTTGTTGATGTTTGGGTCTTATTTGGCTTTACTATTTAGTAATTGGCATAGATATAAACCAAAATTAACAGCAATAAATATTGCAGTATTTTTATTTTTTCTAAGTTTTACAATTTCTACTTTTGTGGGAGTAGATCCTTATAAAAGTTTTTGGGATAATCACGAGAGAATGCTTGGGTTGTTTACTGTTGGGCATTATGTTATTTATTATTTTATTATATCTTCTGTTTTCAAAGATTGGTTAGATTGGAAATTATTTTTAAGATTATTTTTGGGTGCAGGATTGTTGGTAATGTTTATAGGTTTTATACAAAAATATCTAAATGTAAATTTTTTATTGAATGGTGGTAGCGGTAGGGTCTCTGCAACTCTTGGAAACGCTATTTATTTTAGTGCTTATGGAATGTTTTTATTTTTTATAGGTTATTTGCTAATGATAAAAGAAAAGACAAATAATTTTTGGAGATATTTTGCGATTGTTGGAATGTTGTTTGGTTTTGGCGGTGTTTTTTGGGGTGGTACAAGAAGTGCATTTTTAGGGCTTACTGTTGGTTTGTTTGTTATGGTTCTTGTTTATTTACTTTTTTTAAAAAAACACAAAAAAATTCGTTTAAGACTTTCAGCATTAGTTATTTTTGGAGTGTTAGTTTTATCTAGTTTGTTTTTCTTTAGACAGACAGATTTCGTAAAAAATATACCTGCAGTTGGAAGGCTTATGAATGTAAGTTTAACCGGTGGTACAGCAGACACAAGAATAATGGCTTGGGGTATAGCTTATGAAAGTTGGAAAGATAAGCCTATTTTTGGCTGGGGTCCAAATAATTATTTTTATGCTTTCAATAAGTATTATAATCCAAACTTCTTAGATTATGGTTTTGGAGAAACTTGGTTTGATAATGCACACAATATTTTGATGAATACTTTGGCAGTTCAAGGAGCTTTTGGAATTTTAACCTATCTTTCTTTGTTCATTGTATCAATTATTGTACTTTTTAGAGCTTATAAAAAAGGTGATATAGATATACATTTTTTTGCTGTCGGTACTGCATTTTTAATAGGGCATTTGGTCAATAATGTGTTTGTATTTGAAAATCCAACCTCATATTTATATTTCTTTTTCTTTTTGGCTCTTTTGAGTGCTAATTCTGAAAATAAAAATGTCGCTGAAAATAATAAATTAAATAACGATATATCTGTAGGATTGGTAGTATTAGTATTTTCTTTTATATTTATTATCTTATACGCAACAAATATAAATCCTGCAAAAGCAAATAAGGCAACTTTAACAGCTATAAAATCAATTCACAATGGGGATAATCCGGCATTGCAATATCAAAATGCAATTAAAATACCATCACCACATATAGATGATATTAGAGCTGATTTTTCAAGAGCAGTTGTGGACAAACTAGGAGAATATATAAAAGCAAATAGGCAAGAAGAGGTGAATGAACTATACAATTTGGTATACGAAGAATTGTCAAAAAACTTAGAATTACATCCGTTAGATATTCGGGTTCATTTGCAGTTGGCAAACATGACAAAACAATATATGAATCCAGAAAATAAACAAGCATTTGAAAATGTGGAATTGCTTTTGGAGGATGCACTTTCAAAATCTCCAAAAAGACAACAAGTTCAATATGTGTTGGCAGAGATAAAAATTGTTCTTGGTAAAGATGAGGAGGCTGAACAGGTTTTAATCGATAGTTTGGAGAACAATCCTAAAATAGAAGTAGGATTACTTCGTTTAATTGCTTTGGAGCAGGAAATGGGTAAGTTTGAAGAGGGTTTGAAACATTTAAATTATGCATTGGATAATGGAATAGTCTTAAATGAAAATGCAGAGGTGTATTTAAATAGTTTTTACCCAGATTTTGACTTTAATAAAAATGAATAA
- a CDS encoding glycosyltransferase family 4 protein, with protein sequence MKIAFIGQKGLPAKYGGVERHVHELATRLVKFDFKVIAYARKWYTNAKNGEFEGISIKHTPTVRTKHLDTITHTLFATIDAIRSKNDIIHFHGVGPSLLSWIPRVFAPKTLVITTFHSMDRKQMKWGIFAKLILRMGEWTAIHFAHKTIVVSDVMAHYLNLKYDVNSVCLPNGVPDLKKSEKFETLKKWGIKKDGYILVVARLIPDKGVHNLITAYLQAKKEKINIVTDKKLVIVGAGASTDKYVNKLHKMAEGEKDIIFTGVQIDESLRELFSGASVLVNPSNNEGLPITVLESMSYGISTVASDIPAHKQLIKTKDFLFKTDNVNSLMKTLTKVLSKSKGEIKEEIHRNKTRVQRDYNWDTIVDETINVYKSEYTNMRKMKLVKTA encoded by the coding sequence ATGAAAATAGCATTTATTGGACAAAAAGGATTACCAGCAAAATATGGTGGAGTAGAAAGGCATGTGCATGAATTGGCAACACGCTTGGTTAAGTTTGACTTTAAGGTGATAGCTTACGCTAGAAAATGGTATACAAATGCTAAAAATGGTGAATTTGAAGGTATTTCTATAAAACACACTCCAACTGTTCGAACAAAACATTTGGATACTATTACCCACACTTTGTTTGCTACAATAGACGCAATTAGGTCAAAAAATGATATTATCCATTTTCATGGTGTTGGACCGTCATTACTTTCTTGGATTCCGCGTGTTTTTGCACCAAAAACCCTTGTAATTACTACTTTCCATTCTATGGACAGGAAGCAGATGAAATGGGGTATTTTCGCAAAACTTATACTTAGAATGGGAGAGTGGACTGCCATACATTTTGCACACAAAACTATTGTGGTTTCAGATGTGATGGCACATTATTTGAATTTGAAATATGATGTAAATTCAGTATGTCTTCCAAATGGTGTTCCAGATTTGAAAAAGAGTGAAAAATTTGAAACTCTAAAAAAATGGGGGATTAAAAAAGATGGGTATATTCTGGTGGTAGCAAGACTTATTCCAGATAAAGGAGTTCACAATCTTATTACAGCTTATCTGCAAGCAAAAAAAGAAAAAATAAATATTGTGACAGACAAAAAACTGGTAATTGTTGGAGCTGGTGCAAGCACAGACAAATATGTAAACAAACTTCACAAAATGGCTGAAGGCGAAAAAGATATTATTTTCACTGGAGTGCAAATTGATGAAAGTTTAAGAGAGTTGTTTTCAGGGGCTAGTGTACTAGTGAACCCTTCAAACAATGAAGGATTACCGATTACCGTTTTGGAGTCTATGAGTTATGGAATTTCAACTGTGGCTTCAGATATCCCAGCTCACAAACAGTTGATAAAAACTAAAGACTTTCTGTTTAAAACTGATAATGTAAACTCACTTATGAAAACTTTAACAAAAGTATTGTCTAAAAGTAAGGGTGAAATTAAAGAAGAAATTCATAGAAATAAAACAAGAGTTCAAAGAGACTATAACTGGGATACAATTGTGGATGAAACAATAAATGTGTATAAAAGTGAGTACACCAATATGAGAAAAATGAAATTAGTTAAAACAGCTTAA
- a CDS encoding RNA polymerase sigma factor, whose product MRVQITEKILLYKVVTKADPVAYGKLYDLYVAKIYRFIFLKVRTKEDAEDITNEVFLKTWEYIIKRKKNVEVIRSFSGLVYRIARNSIVDHYRKKSRINESANYLMEEFPNNRDNLREIELKQDIAHTFKLLRKMKQEYQEVVLLRYTEELSIKEISDILGKRPTAVRVTLHRALKKLKQLAEKLPH is encoded by the coding sequence ATGAGAGTGCAAATTACAGAAAAAATTTTATTATACAAAGTTGTCACAAAAGCAGATCCGGTTGCATACGGTAAACTTTATGATTTATATGTTGCAAAGATATATAGATTTATATTTTTGAAAGTAAGAACAAAAGAAGATGCAGAAGACATAACAAACGAAGTTTTTTTGAAAACTTGGGAGTATATTATAAAAAGAAAAAAGAATGTAGAAGTTATAAGAAGTTTTAGCGGATTGGTTTACAGAATAGCTAGAAACTCAATAGTAGATCATTATAGAAAAAAATCTAGAATAAATGAGAGTGCAAATTATCTAATGGAAGAGTTCCCAAATAATAGAGATAATCTTAGAGAGATTGAATTAAAGCAAGATATTGCACACACATTTAAATTGTTGAGAAAAATGAAACAAGAGTATCAAGAGGTTGTTTTACTTCGCTATACCGAAGAGCTTTCTATAAAGGAAATATCAGATATTCTTGGTAAAAGACCGACAGCAGTAAGAGTGACATTGCACAGAGCATTGAAAAAACTTAAACAGCTTGCAGAAAAATTGCCACATTAG
- a CDS encoding helix-turn-helix domain-containing protein codes for MPEINPNEVYTTSETEKLLKISKSTVKRLLKNGLLKANKIGGQYRILGHEILRVLSPDVDEKATVVYQKVKTKVRNKTKEW; via the coding sequence ATGCCTGAAATAAATCCTAATGAAGTTTATACAACCTCAGAAACGGAAAAACTCCTTAAGATTAGTAAGAGTACTGTAAAAAGACTTTTGAAAAATGGTTTGCTTAAGGCAAATAAAATAGGCGGTCAATATAGAATTTTGGGGCATGAAATTTTAAGGGTTTTGTCTCCTGATGTAGATGAAAAAGCAACAGTAGTTTATCAGAAGGTTAAGACAAAAGTTAGGAATAAAACTAAAGAGTGGTAG
- a CDS encoding GDP-L-fucose synthase, which yields MEKSSKIYIAGHKGMVGSAIVRNLKSKGYNNLIFSTSSELDLRDKKAVESFFQKEKPEYVFMAAAKVGGILANQENKADFFYDNMSIEMNIIHSSHLNGVKKILFLGSSCIYPKFAEQPIKEEYLMTGKLEETNNAYAVAKIAGIQMCKSYYEQYGLKYIAVMPCNLFGPGDNFDLNTSHVLPSLLRKVVEAKEHGDKEITMWGTGEPMREFLYIDDVGEACVFLMESGVENELLNLGMGEDIKIKDLLKLICEIVGFGGEIKNDLSKPDGTPKKLLDVSKLHSLGWKHKVSLREGIGNLHKWYLEDRK from the coding sequence ATGGAAAAATCTTCAAAAATTTATATCGCAGGACATAAAGGAATGGTAGGCTCTGCAATTGTAAGAAATTTAAAATCAAAAGGTTATAATAATCTTATTTTTAGTACTAGCTCAGAATTAGATTTAAGAGATAAAAAGGCAGTGGAAAGTTTTTTTCAAAAAGAAAAGCCAGAGTATGTTTTTATGGCTGCGGCAAAAGTTGGTGGAATATTGGCAAACCAAGAAAATAAAGCAGATTTTTTCTATGACAATATGTCGATAGAAATGAATATAATCCACAGTTCACATTTAAATGGGGTAAAAAAAATACTGTTTTTAGGAAGTAGTTGTATTTATCCAAAATTTGCGGAGCAACCTATAAAAGAAGAATATTTAATGACTGGTAAACTTGAAGAAACTAACAATGCTTACGCGGTTGCAAAGATTGCAGGAATTCAAATGTGTAAATCTTATTATGAGCAGTATGGTTTGAAGTATATTGCTGTTATGCCGTGTAATTTGTTTGGTCCTGGAGATAACTTTGATTTGAACACCTCTCATGTCCTTCCTTCGCTACTTCGTAAGGTTGTAGAAGCAAAAGAGCACGGCGATAAAGAAATTACAATGTGGGGTACTGGAGAGCCGATGAGAGAGTTTTTATATATAGATGATGTCGGTGAAGCTTGTGTTTTCTTGATGGAAAGTGGTGTTGAAAATGAATTGTTAAATTTGGGAATGGGTGAGGATATAAAAATAAAAGATTTATTAAAATTAATTTGTGAAATTGTTGGTTTTGGTGGGGAAATTAAAAATGACTTGTCAAAACCAGATGGAACACCTAAAAAACTTTTGGATGTTAGTAAACTTCACTCACTCGGATGGAAACATAAAGTTTCATTAAGAGAAGGAATTGGGAATTTACATAAATGGTATTTGGAAGATAGAAAATAA
- a CDS encoding DUF5667 domain-containing protein, whose amino-acid sequence MSKELKAKLRGLKNRSGRVSPDQEWVVQSKKVLLSKISNSSFGVDKKVGLRRVNSFIDLFVPKEFISYARPVLVSSLAFVIVVGGWIVGVSASQNSLPGDVMWGVKLAGEKTRLVMASVSGSKEKEVELYLEFASKRAVEIKEVVSKEETSARAESITTAVDSLKKSIESASKTLEDVAKDGIEGVLEIAENTDKAVEGILVDLEESSLVVASNQMDEISKVVAEVGAKSMEVLVEKISGDTIEEGVKTELKEVVKVHIENQLIKVAEDFEGVKNAVQGTSSFASSSTVLVDNYHIVSSTLDLGVVENAKDAEQQVEDITKQIETALVETRDLLESEDVASAFEKMKEVVITQDEISAVVDEAVKISEGVDSNDKEGVLDSTTSTIIISTTTEEITQEEVI is encoded by the coding sequence ATGAGCAAAGAACTTAAAGCAAAATTAAGAGGACTGAAGAATAGGAGTGGTCGAGTATCTCCAGATCAGGAATGGGTAGTTCAATCTAAAAAAGTTTTGTTGAGTAAAATCTCAAATAGTTCTTTTGGTGTGGATAAAAAAGTAGGATTAAGAAGGGTGAATAGTTTCATTGATCTTTTTGTACCCAAAGAATTTATATCGTACGCAAGGCCTGTGCTTGTTTCTTCGTTGGCATTTGTAATTGTAGTAGGCGGTTGGATAGTAGGAGTAAGCGCTTCACAAAACAGTTTACCAGGAGATGTAATGTGGGGTGTAAAATTGGCTGGTGAAAAAACAAGATTAGTAATGGCTTCTGTAAGTGGTTCAAAGGAAAAAGAAGTAGAGCTTTATCTGGAATTTGCATCCAAAAGAGCAGTAGAAATAAAAGAGGTAGTATCAAAAGAAGAGACTAGCGCCAGAGCAGAATCAATAACAACAGCTGTAGATTCACTTAAAAAATCAATTGAGTCTGCATCAAAAACTTTGGAAGATGTTGCAAAAGACGGCATAGAAGGTGTTCTTGAAATTGCAGAAAATACAGATAAAGCTGTAGAGGGTATTTTGGTAGATTTGGAAGAGAGTAGTCTAGTGGTTGCCTCAAACCAAATGGACGAAATAAGTAAAGTTGTGGCAGAGGTTGGTGCAAAATCAATGGAGGTTTTGGTAGAAAAAATATCAGGAGATACTATTGAAGAGGGTGTAAAAACAGAGCTTAAAGAGGTTGTAAAGGTTCATATTGAAAATCAGTTAATCAAGGTTGCAGAAGATTTTGAAGGTGTAAAAAATGCTGTGCAAGGTACTAGTAGTTTTGCTTCAAGTAGTACTGTCCTTGTTGATAATTACCATATTGTGTCTAGCACTTTAGATCTTGGAGTAGTAGAAAATGCAAAAGATGCAGAACAGCAAGTAGAAGACATTACAAAACAAATAGAAACAGCACTTGTAGAAACAAGAGACTTACTAGAAAGCGAAGATGTTGCGAGTGCATTTGAAAAAATGAAAGAAGTGGTAATAACACAAGATGAGATAAGTGCAGTTGTAGACGAAGCGGTAAAAATAAGTGAAGGTGTAGATTCTAATGATAAAGAAGGTGTTTTAGATTCTACCACAAGTACCATTATAATAAGTACAACCACAGAAGAAATTACACAAGAAGAAGTTATTTAG